Proteins from a single region of Oryza brachyantha chromosome 6, ObraRS2, whole genome shotgun sequence:
- the LOC102704818 gene encoding protein SAWADEE HOMEODOMAIN HOMOLOG 2, with translation MGRPPSTGGPAFRFTQAEVAEMEARLQQLNNAIPHRSVIQALADKFTASPGRAGKVPVQPKQVWNWFQNRRYSHRSRTSRGPPLMQTKMLPTGSDEHKSAAFRAMPSASAHSGSPSGKGSLESGQVEFEAKSARDGAWYDVAAFLSHRLFESGDPEVRVRFSGFGAEEDEWINVRKCVRQRSLPCESTECVAVLPGDLILCFQEGKEQALYFDAHVLDAQRRRHDVRGCRCRFLVRYDHDQSEEIVPLRKVCRRPETDYRLQILHAARAAGVAKEVVVDLVSHNDKSAAEQKPSKQHKMMDVNTDEVAMVSNPDQEEPTGKPAATMPAAPIKTPNDSASASDVQMDEAQEPRKVETSDEAEENKMKEG, from the exons ATGGGGCGGCCGCCGAGCACCGGGGGCCCCGCCTTCCGGTTCACGCAGGCGGAGGTCGCCGAGATGGAGGCCCGCCTGCAGCAGCTCAACAACGCCATCCCGCACCGCTCCGTCATCCAGGCCCTCGCCGACAAGTTCACCGCCTCCCCCGGCCGCGCCGGCAAGGTCCCCGTCCAGCCCAAGCAG GTGTGGAACTGGTTCCAGAACCGGAGGTACTCGCATCGCTCCAGGACTTCCAGGGGCCCGCCGTTGATGCAGACCAAGATGCTGCCCACGGGCTCCGACGAGCACAAGTCGGCTGCATTCAGGGCTATGCCCTCTGCCTCTGCTCACTCTGGCTCGCCCTCAG GGAAGGGTTCTTTGGAGAGTGGCCAGGTTGAATTTGAAGCAAAGTCAGCTAGAGATGGCGCATG GTATGATGTTGCTGCCTTCCTGTCTCATCGGTTATTTGAATCAGGTGATCCG GAAGTACGGGTTCGCTTTTCTGGATTTGGAGCTGAGGAAGATGAATGGATAAACGTCCGTAAATGTGTGCGGCAGCGTTCTCTTCCATGTGAATCCACTGAATGTGTTGCGGTTCTTCCTGGGGACCTCATACTTTGCTTTCAG GAAGGCAAAGAGCAGGCTCTGTATTTTGATGCTCATGTCCTTGATGCTCAAAGGCGCAGACATGATGTAAGAGGGTGTCGCTGCAGATTTCTTGTTCGCTATGATCATGATCAATCTGAG GAAATAGTTCCACTGAGGAAGGTATGTCGTCGACCAGAAACTGACTACAGGCTTCAGATCCTGCATGCTGCTAGAGCAGCAGGTGTGGCTAAAGAGGTTGTGGTTGATTTGGTGTCACACAATGATAAAAGCGCAGCTGAGCAGAAGCCCTCAAAGCAGCATAAGATGATGGATGTGAACACTGACGAGGTAGCCATGGTTTCTAATCCAGACCAAGAAGAGCCAACAGGTAAGCCTGCTGCTACCATGCCAGCAGCACCGATCAAAACCCCCAATgattcagcttcagcttcagATGTGCAAATGGATGAGGCACAGGAGCCGCGTAAAGTTGAAACTTCTGATGAAGCAGAAGAAAACAAGATGAAAGAGGGATAG
- the LOC102722968 gene encoding protein BOLA4, chloroplastic/mitochondrial, protein MQQMRSADAAAPFSLAVMLLRRYASTPSSCSAIGRRTAALALSSSSPSFSSTTARFAAWSAPPHRPSRGAGSRGLFSAWASAPGPVGSADSPAMQALEAKIKEQLEADTVTVVDTSGDGRHVCIDVVSKVFEGKSAVNRQRMVYKAIWEELQSTVHAVDQMTTKTPAEVAANK, encoded by the exons ATGCAGCAGATGAGgtccgccgacgccgccgcccccttctCCCTCGCCGTCATGCTCCTCCGCCGCTACGCCTCCACCCCCTCCTCCTGTTCGGCCATcggccgccgcaccgccgcccttgccctctcctcctcgtcccctTCCTTCTCGTCGACCACCGCCAGGTTCGCCGCCTGGTCCGCTCCCCCTCATCGCCCTTCGCGCGGCGCCGGGAGCAGGGGCCTCTTCTCTGCCTGGGCGTCGGCGCCTGGGCCGGTGGGCTCCGCTGATTCCCCCGCCATGCAGGCGCTGGAAGCCAAG ATCAAGGAGCAGCTGGAGGCGGACACGGTCACCGTCGTTGACACATCCGGGGACGGCCGCCATGTCTG CATAGATGTTGTTTCGAAGGTATTCGAGGGAAAATCTGCCGTAAATCGGCAGAGAATGGTTTACAAGGCTATATGGGAGGAGCTCCAAAGCACCGTGCATGCTGTGGACCAAATGACTACCAAAACGCCTGCTGAGGTTGCTGCCAACAAGTAG